From Haemophilus parainfluenzae:
TTAATGCATTACGTAATACGTTGTGACGAATAACAGTTGCATAAGGCACACCGTTACCAATCGCCGTTCTCACATAATCTTTATCCATTTCTTCTACCATGGTTGTACGCACCACACGAATTAATGACGCACATACCGGCACGGCAAGTGCAAGAGATGGCAAAATCATGGAATTGATATACCCCATCGGGCTTTCGCTGAATGGCACAAAACCACCTGAAGGCAACCAATCTAACTCCAAAGAGAACCATTGAATAAGTAAGATACCTAACCAGAATGAGGGGGTCGCAACCGCTGCAACAGAGATTAAACGAATCACTTGGTCTACCCAGCTATCACGATAAAGCGCGGCCAGTACACCTAATGAAAAAGAGACTACTGCCGCAAACACCACACCAATTAGGGTAAGTTGTAACGTGATTGGGAAAGATTTCGCTAGCATGCTACTGATTGGTAATTCTGGTGGCATAGTCACACCAAAATCCAATACAAGTAAATGACCTAAGAAACGAAAATATTGAACAAAGAGTGGATCATTTAAGCCGTGTGATTCGCGGTAAAGTTGTTTTGCTGCTTCACTCGCACTTTCGCCTAGTGCCACCGTAGCGGGATCACCTGGTGTAAATTGAAGCACCACAAAAACGAGTGCTGTTACACCTAGAATCATGACTGGCAAAGCCATCAATCGACGTAACAATAATCGAAGTATCATATCCATCTAACTTCTCCTGTTCTAGCTTGAGAAATTCGTTCGCTTCAAAAATGAAGCAAAACAATCAAATTCAAAAACAAAATGAATTACAGTAATCATAGTGTTCAGCTCAAGCCCTGTCAATCCAAGTACATAGAGCAAAATTCAAATCTGTGATCGGCTTCACAAAGATTTTTTTGAAATGAAATTGAGAGAAAAAATGATTGAAAAACAGAGAGAAAAATGACCGCACTTTGAGATAAAAAGGAAAGAAAAAAGGCTGTTGATTGCTCAACAGCCAAAACATTAAATTAAAAAGCACTTTTATTTACGGCCCACACCGAGGAAAGATAAACCGGTTGTTGCCAATGGTTGATAGCCTTCAAGGCTACTATCATCCCATGCTGAAGGAAGTTTACGATGAACAATCGGATAAAGTGGTACTTCAGCCGCAATAATGTTAATCGCCTCTTCCCATGATTTTTTCGCTTCAGCGTGATCTTTTGCTCTCACTGCTGCATTGAGTAATTCAGTCACTTTCGCAAATTCAGGGGTATTACTCCAACGGAAACGACGTTTCGGCCATACATCACCACGATACCACCAGCTTAAAAGCAAGTCTAAGTCATTACCGAACACTGATGGGTCACCCGGTGCGATTGCCACTTCATATACACCTGGATCTACGTTGTTGCTGTATAACGCACCAGATTGTAAGTGTTGTAAAGTCACTTTCACACCTGGAATCTTATTCCAAGACTCTAAAATTAACGGTGCAGATTCTTTCACCCAGTCATGGTCGGTTGCGAGCAATTCAAATTTAAGCTCAGTTACACCGGCTTCTTTTAATAATGCCGCGGCTTTTTCCTGATCATAAGGATATTGAGTTGATGCCTTAATATAATCTGGGTGAGTCGTTTGTAAGTATGATGTTGCAGCTTCTGCATTACCATCAAATACAATATCAACCAGTTTGTCAGTGTTTAAACCATAGTGTAACGCTTGACGTACTTTTGGATTATTAAACGGTGCTTTTTCACAGTTAAACATTAAGAATAGCAAGCCGAAAGATTGAACGGATTGCACTTGTTGTTTTTTGTTTTTCAAGCGATTAATGTCTAAATAAGGCACGCTTTCCATTGCTTGAGTACGTTTAGACTCTTGTGCAGTCACACGAGCTGCGGCATCAGAAAGTAATAACCAAGACATTTTTTCAACTTGCGCTGGATATTTACCATTGTAAGGTTCATACGCTTCAAAGACGATTTTGTCATCTTTCACAGCTGAAACAAATTTGAATGGACCAGAACCAACTGGGTGCGCATCAAATGCAGATTGACCGACTTTGTCGATTACATGTTTCGGTACAATTTTCACACAAGTTAAACGGTTAGCAAATAAAGCAAATGGATATTTCAATTTAAATTCCACCACTTTATCATCCACAGCTTTCACACTTTCAATGAAATCAATAAACATCACAAATAAAGATTTATTGGCTGGATCCATAATACGATTGAAAGAATACACAACGTCTTCAGTGGTGACTGGTGCGCCATCATGGAAGGTTGCGCCTTCACGTAAAGTAATGCGCCATGTTGTTTCATCAACTTGTTCTGGCTCTTTTCCTGCTAAAGCAAGATAAGGTTCACGAGTTGCAGGATGCAAATCCACTAAACCTTCAAAAATGTGCAAGTTTGCTGCATAAGGTGAAGCGCCACTTGATGTCATTGGGTCAAAACCGGTAGAAAGCGGATAAGCAATCCCCGCTTCAATAGTTTTACCTTTAATTTCTGCAGCAAAGGCTTTTGGTGCAAATGTGCCTAATGTACCACTAAATGCAAGACCCGCCCCCACGCCAGCCATAAGTTTCATAAAATGACGACGAGATTCATTCGTTTCAAAGGAAAAATGCTTTGTCATACTAAACTCCTGATGAGTAATAAAATCATATTTTGGGTTTTTAAACCTAGCCAAACATTTCATTCGAAAATGAAGTAAAGCAATCAAATCTTAGAACAAAATGATTTGCATCAATCATAGTCATCTTCGCTTCATTCTGTCAAAGGGGAAATATTGAATGTGTGATCTACTTCACAGAGTTTTTTTCCGCACCTTAAAATAAAAACTTTTAACTATGTATAATTTTTATAAATAGGTTTTAACTATTAAATCACTAGATAATATGAAATAGCTATCAGAAAAAATGATGCTTATAATGACCACACTTCCTAAGCAAGGGAACAATATTTTAATTAACAATAAAGAGGAAAATACTATGTCAAAAACATCAATCGGTTTAGATAAAAAAGCATCTGAAAAATTAGCAGCAAAATTAAATGAATTATTAGCAACCTATCAAGTATTCTATACCAACGTGCGCGGTTACCACTGGAACATTAAAGGGGTAAACTTCTTTGAATTACACGCAAAATTTGAAGAAATCTACACAGATTTAGTAGTAAAAATAGATGAAGTGGCAGAACGTATCTTAACTTTAGGTTACACACCGCATAACGGTTATTCACAATACTTCCAACACTCACGTATTAAAGAAGAGTTAGGGGTAAGTGATGCGCAATCTTGCTTAAAAGGCACATTAGAAGGATTAAAAGTACTACTTGAACAACAACGTGAAATCCTTGAATTAGCGGGTGAGTCTGATGATGAAGGTACCGCTTCTCAAATGAGCGACTACATCAAAGAACAAGAAAAACTTGTTTGGATGTTCCAAGCCGCTTGCCAAACTTGCCATGGTTAATTAAATATTGATTAAATGCGAAAGCCGATTCATGTCGGCTTTTTTATTTTCTACACGACCGGTTTTTGTCGATAGAACAATAGTCCTGGTAAGGCTAAGCCCAAAACAAGAGCGCCCAAAATAAAGCTGGTATTGATAAAAGAGCTGATCATTTGCTCAAATAATTTATCGGAAAAGCCATAATGGTGAATTTGTACGATAGCAATCATCGCTTTATAAGCATGAACACCTGGAATCATTGGAATAATTGCCGCAACAGTAAAGACTTTCGGATGGGCTAAATAACGATGAGATAAATGCACCCCAATAAAACCAATTACACAAGTGGCGAAAAAAGTGGCAAAAACAATTGGGACACCAAAGTGTAGTAATAAAGTTCGTGTGACATGTCCAAGTGCACCTAAAATCGCACAATACTTTAAGGCTTTAGGCGGAACATTAAATACTAAAGCAAATCCTACTGCGGGGATGGCAGCAAAAAGCATATCATCGAGTAAATTCAGTAAAAACATCTTATTACCCCACCCAAGAAACAATATTTAAAAGATTTAACGCAAAGACAATACCTAAACAAGCACCAAAAGTGAGAACCGTAGCGATGGTCCAGCGTCCTATTCCCATATTGACATACCCTTTTAAAATATCCGCAAGTGAATTAATTAATGGGAATCCTGGAACGAGTAATAAAACGCTAGACGCTAATGCGATATGGGGATCGTTGCCTAAACTATATTTCAAACTCATACCTGAAATAAGTGAAGCAACAAACGCGGTAATGGCAAAAACGATGAGTGGATTGTAATGACGTTTAGAAATTTCTTGTCGAATAAACATGGCAATGGCAGAAGCAATAAAGGTGATCGCACAAATTGTCATATCTCCGCCAGAAAGGTGAGCAAAAGAGGCACAAGATAAACCAATCATAAACACCACCAAATAACGGTTATATTTTAGTGGTTTTAACTTATCCAATTTCTTTTGTGCCATAGACAAATCATACAAATGATGCTCTACGGCAACCACAATGTGCTGAACATCCGTAACGATTTGCATATTAATGCCTTTATCGACATTCTTACGCACTGTGGTAATGCAATGTTGTTTAGAAAGTGTGGTCAATAAGACGGCATTTGCCGTTAAAGCACACTCCACGCTTTCAATGCCTAAAGCTACACCTAATCGCTGTGCCATTTGTACGACAACAGCACTTTCTGCTCCATGCTGTAACAATAACAAAGCGGTTTCCACACAAATGCGGGTAACCGCTCGTTGGTATTCCTGATCCATATCTCTACGCTCTTATTAAAGTAAACGTAGAGATTATAGATCGATGAATAAAAAATACTGAAAAAATGACCGCACCTATGATCCAAGTCAAAACTTCAGTATTTCCAATGCCTATGAATCAGCAGTGATTAAATGGCTTTATCAAAATATAGCGGCACATTGCTTAACTTAGCCATATTCGTGATATAAGCTAAAACTGCTGGTGGAAATTCGATGCCTTTCACACAAGTTAGATTTCGTAATACAGGGAA
This genomic window contains:
- a CDS encoding ABC transporter permease, with the translated sequence MDMILRLLLRRLMALPVMILGVTALVFVVLQFTPGDPATVALGESASEAAKQLYRESHGLNDPLFVQYFRFLGHLLVLDFGVTMPPELPISSMLAKSFPITLQLTLIGVVFAAVVSFSLGVLAALYRDSWVDQVIRLISVAAVATPSFWLGILLIQWFSLELDWLPSGGFVPFSESPMGYINSMILPSLALAVPVCASLIRVVRTTMVEEMDKDYVRTAIGNGVPYATVIRHNVLRNALITPVTVLGLRVGYLLGGAVVIEQIFDLPGMGKLIFNGIVNHDLHLVQGVVLTIAFTFVLVNIIVDILYVLINPKIRSL
- a CDS encoding ABC transporter substrate-binding protein, translating into MTKHFSFETNESRRHFMKLMAGVGAGLAFSGTLGTFAPKAFAAEIKGKTIEAGIAYPLSTGFDPMTSSGASPYAANLHIFEGLVDLHPATREPYLALAGKEPEQVDETTWRITLREGATFHDGAPVTTEDVVYSFNRIMDPANKSLFVMFIDFIESVKAVDDKVVEFKLKYPFALFANRLTCVKIVPKHVIDKVGQSAFDAHPVGSGPFKFVSAVKDDKIVFEAYEPYNGKYPAQVEKMSWLLLSDAAARVTAQESKRTQAMESVPYLDINRLKNKKQQVQSVQSFGLLFLMFNCEKAPFNNPKVRQALHYGLNTDKLVDIVFDGNAEAATSYLQTTHPDYIKASTQYPYDQEKAAALLKEAGVTELKFELLATDHDWVKESAPLILESWNKIPGVKVTLQHLQSGALYSNNVDPGVYEVAIAPGDPSVFGNDLDLLLSWWYRGDVWPKRRFRWSNTPEFAKVTELLNAAVRAKDHAEAKKSWEEAINIIAAEVPLYPIVHRKLPSAWDDSSLEGYQPLATTGLSFLGVGRK
- a CDS encoding Dps family protein, whose translation is MSKTSIGLDKKASEKLAAKLNELLATYQVFYTNVRGYHWNIKGVNFFELHAKFEEIYTDLVVKIDEVAERILTLGYTPHNGYSQYFQHSRIKEELGVSDAQSCLKGTLEGLKVLLEQQREILELAGESDDEGTASQMSDYIKEQEKLVWMFQAACQTCHG
- a CDS encoding threonine/serine exporter family protein, with the protein product MFLLNLLDDMLFAAIPAVGFALVFNVPPKALKYCAILGALGHVTRTLLLHFGVPIVFATFFATCVIGFIGVHLSHRYLAHPKVFTVAAIIPMIPGVHAYKAMIAIVQIHHYGFSDKLFEQMISSFINTSFILGALVLGLALPGLLFYRQKPVV
- a CDS encoding threonine/serine ThrE exporter family protein, coding for MDQEYQRAVTRICVETALLLLQHGAESAVVVQMAQRLGVALGIESVECALTANAVLLTTLSKQHCITTVRKNVDKGINMQIVTDVQHIVVAVEHHLYDLSMAQKKLDKLKPLKYNRYLVVFMIGLSCASFAHLSGGDMTICAITFIASAIAMFIRQEISKRHYNPLIVFAITAFVASLISGMSLKYSLGNDPHIALASSVLLLVPGFPLINSLADILKGYVNMGIGRWTIATVLTFGACLGIVFALNLLNIVSWVG